In Pseudoalteromonas sp. NC201, a single window of DNA contains:
- a CDS encoding succinylglutamate desuccinylase/aspartoacylase family protein, giving the protein MNTITQQHIQVGEIANGLPLTIPVYRIKGDGSGPKVYIQANMHGAEVQGNAVIYQLLEQLKQLSLKADITLVPYANPIGCNQKSGEFTLGRFDPITGTNWNRMYINHSGLVAEFVEQNPTLSITEIAQQFRQRLVERTQTLLDGPLDRLTTGKRIALNLQRLAHEADIVLDLHTGPISAKHLYCPEYAKNSARYFDIPHVLLIPSDFDGAMDEASFCPWWNLQQAYQAIGREIPVLTEAFTVELGSQEKIDLAEALNDANSILSYLNYKQAFQDAHFMPQDITRYVCRLENYRAFYAPMGGMVEYTAKLGEHIKAGQTIAKILRMERYLSETPLNEIKLDEDAIAILHFASASVNQGTELYKFFTQVETL; this is encoded by the coding sequence ATGAATACCATTACACAACAACATATTCAGGTTGGTGAAATTGCCAATGGTCTGCCTTTGACTATTCCAGTCTATCGCATCAAAGGCGATGGCAGTGGGCCTAAGGTGTATATTCAAGCGAATATGCATGGCGCCGAGGTGCAAGGTAATGCAGTGATTTATCAACTGCTGGAACAGTTGAAGCAATTGTCATTAAAAGCGGACATCACCCTAGTGCCTTACGCAAACCCGATTGGTTGTAATCAGAAATCTGGTGAGTTTACCTTAGGGCGTTTCGATCCAATTACGGGCACGAATTGGAATCGAATGTACATCAACCATTCCGGGTTGGTTGCCGAGTTTGTGGAGCAAAACCCGACGCTATCAATAACAGAAATCGCTCAGCAATTTCGCCAACGATTAGTTGAGCGCACCCAAACACTACTTGATGGGCCCTTAGATAGGTTGACGACAGGTAAGCGCATCGCCTTGAATTTACAGCGTCTAGCTCATGAGGCTGACATTGTTTTAGACCTTCATACGGGACCAATTTCAGCAAAACACCTGTATTGTCCTGAGTATGCAAAAAACAGCGCTCGATATTTTGATATTCCACATGTGTTACTTATTCCCAGTGACTTTGATGGAGCAATGGATGAAGCCAGTTTTTGTCCATGGTGGAACTTGCAGCAAGCCTATCAGGCTATAGGCCGAGAGATCCCAGTATTAACCGAAGCGTTTACGGTTGAGCTTGGCTCTCAAGAAAAAATTGATTTAGCGGAAGCATTGAATGACGCTAATAGCATTTTGAGCTACCTGAACTATAAACAGGCCTTTCAAGATGCACACTTTATGCCGCAAGACATCACCCGTTACGTCTGTCGACTAGAAAATTATCGCGCCTTTTATGCCCCAATGGGTGGTATGGTGGAATATACGGCAAAGCTTGGAGAGCATATCAAGGCGGGTCAAACCATCGCCAAAATTCTCAGAATGGAGCGCTATTTATCAGAAACGCCCTTAAATGAGATCAAGTTAGACGAAGATGCCATCGCCATTTTGCACTTTGCCTCTGCTAGTGTGAATCAAGGTACTGAGCTTTATAAGTTTTTTACTCAAGTTGAAACGCTTTAA
- a CDS encoding PLP-dependent decarboxylase, translating into MTWLSTSQRTAAEALIQQQDTPFFCYDLDKLSAHVKPLVDQQIVKLWYAVKANPLSHIIQTLDNAGFNFDVASSGELDQVLSQGIAPERVLNTGPAKSLKQIRHFATQGVRIFVAESHNQVRWLNQVAEQFELQFEVLLRVQLRFDKAEHNPLGGNTLTPFGLGAEQWQALTLSDYTYLDFVGLHIFQWGNMLCSDTLAELWQAMVAPLVQLAADLGITLKVLDLGGGLGIPYDRQSPSLDWQKLLDTLALIKSATQVQELWMELGRYAVGECGFYLNPVVEQKQNYGAQQLIVAGGVNHLLRPAVTGQAFPAELLRQSQAEAIDFHIHGPLCTALDKLGTLALPSDSADGDWLVFSQCGAYGYTESMPFFLCHELPAEYIISAGEISCVREAEPASSYLR; encoded by the coding sequence ATGACTTGGTTGAGCACGTCACAGCGAACTGCAGCTGAGGCATTGATCCAGCAACAAGATACGCCATTCTTTTGCTACGATTTAGATAAGCTAAGTGCACATGTTAAGCCCTTAGTTGATCAGCAAATCGTTAAGCTTTGGTATGCCGTAAAAGCGAATCCGTTATCACATATCATTCAAACCCTAGATAACGCTGGGTTTAACTTTGATGTGGCATCTAGCGGCGAGCTTGATCAGGTGTTATCTCAAGGGATCGCACCTGAACGCGTGCTCAACACAGGTCCTGCCAAATCGCTAAAGCAGATCCGTCATTTTGCCACACAAGGCGTACGTATTTTCGTGGCTGAAAGTCACAATCAAGTACGCTGGTTAAATCAAGTGGCCGAACAGTTTGAGCTTCAATTTGAAGTTTTACTGCGGGTGCAGTTACGCTTTGATAAAGCAGAGCACAATCCACTTGGTGGCAATACGCTGACTCCTTTTGGTCTTGGCGCAGAGCAGTGGCAAGCCCTAACTTTAAGTGACTACACCTACCTAGACTTTGTCGGACTGCATATTTTCCAGTGGGGCAATATGCTCTGCAGCGATACGCTCGCTGAACTTTGGCAGGCCATGGTTGCACCTTTAGTTCAGCTCGCTGCTGATTTAGGGATTACTCTAAAGGTGCTCGACTTAGGTGGCGGCCTTGGCATTCCCTATGATAGGCAAAGCCCTTCTCTCGATTGGCAGAAATTATTAGACACGCTCGCATTGATAAAATCCGCCACGCAAGTGCAAGAATTATGGATGGAGTTAGGCCGCTATGCGGTTGGCGAATGTGGTTTTTATCTCAACCCTGTGGTGGAACAAAAGCAAAACTACGGTGCACAACAACTGATTGTCGCAGGCGGTGTCAATCACCTGCTGCGTCCGGCCGTTACCGGACAAGCTTTCCCCGCTGAATTGTTACGCCAGTCTCAAGCTGAGGCCATAGACTTTCATATTCATGGCCCACTTTGCACAGCATTGGATAAATTAGGCACCCTAGCCTTACCAAGCGACAGTGCCGATGGCGATTGGCTTGTTTTCAGTCAGTGTGGCGCTTACGGCTACACCGAAAGTATGCCGTTCTTTTTATGTCATGAGCTCCCTGCAGAGTACATCATTTCAGCTGGAGAAATCAGCTGTGTCCGTGAAGCAGAGCCCGCTTCAAGTTATTTGAGGTAA
- a CDS encoding 2,3,4,5-tetrahydropyridine-2,6-dicarboxylate N-succinyltransferase, which translates to MSWLTLLNDLENGTVRAATQDEQGHWHANVEVKQGILEAFRNGVNTEFPGGFVDKDNLAPRGFAAQDGVRMVPGGSSVRRGAYVAAGTIIMPPAYVNIGAYIDSGTMVDSHALVGSCAQIGKNVHLSAAVQVGGVLEPVGASPVVVEDDAFIGAGCVLVEGVVVKRGAVLAPGVRLSASIPVYDCVNERLLDKGEAIPENAIVIPGSRPASSEWAREQGLSMSCALIVKYRDEQSDASLALEEVLR; encoded by the coding sequence ATGAGCTGGTTAACCCTACTAAACGATTTAGAAAATGGCACAGTACGTGCGGCAACACAGGATGAGCAAGGCCATTGGCATGCTAACGTAGAAGTAAAACAAGGGATCCTTGAAGCATTTAGAAATGGCGTAAATACGGAGTTCCCAGGTGGATTTGTTGATAAAGACAACTTAGCACCACGCGGATTTGCTGCCCAAGATGGCGTTCGTATGGTTCCTGGCGGAAGCAGTGTAAGACGTGGCGCTTACGTTGCAGCCGGCACAATCATTATGCCACCGGCTTATGTCAACATTGGTGCCTATATTGATTCAGGTACTATGGTAGATAGTCATGCGTTGGTTGGTTCTTGCGCGCAAATTGGTAAAAATGTGCACCTTAGCGCAGCTGTGCAAGTAGGTGGTGTATTAGAACCAGTTGGAGCAAGTCCTGTTGTTGTTGAAGACGATGCCTTTATTGGTGCAGGCTGTGTATTGGTTGAAGGGGTTGTTGTTAAACGCGGTGCCGTATTAGCACCGGGCGTGCGCCTTTCAGCAAGTATTCCTGTCTATGACTGCGTGAACGAGCGCTTGCTTGACAAAGGTGAAGCCATCCCTGAAAACGCGATAGTGATCCCAGGCTCTCGTCCAGCCTCAAGTGAGTGGGCGCGCGAGCAAGGACTAAGTATGTCATGCGCACTTATCGTAAAATACCGTGATGAACAAAGTGATGCATCACTGGCGCTGGAAGAGGTTCTACGCTAA
- the dapA gene encoding 4-hydroxy-tetrahydrodipicolinate synthase: protein MKSQFNLSDYPLWTALVTPFDAENQVDFSTLTTLVRDQEQARNGILLLGSTGEGLALTQQEQQQIVEFVCQLAPSVPLMVAVGGSNLEQQTQWVRFCNTQPIHALLLGSPIYAKPGKVGLAHWFSTLLDESHNPCMLYNVPGRSAVAIAPELLGELACHPNLWALKEASGDIATFEAFRQAAPDVAIYSGDDGLMPYFAQAGATGLVSVAANAWPQQTAEFVRRSLSGTSPNLFTTWSEAANSLFAVANPIPVKVLMHLQGKLTSPNLRPPLTHLELTHTDAITRANETILSWN from the coding sequence ATGAAATCACAATTCAACTTATCTGACTATCCGTTGTGGACGGCTTTAGTAACGCCTTTTGATGCTGAAAATCAGGTTGATTTTAGCACATTAACGACGCTTGTACGCGATCAAGAGCAAGCTCGTAACGGTATTCTTTTACTAGGCAGTACCGGCGAAGGCCTTGCGCTTACCCAACAAGAGCAGCAGCAAATCGTTGAGTTTGTTTGCCAGCTCGCCCCGAGCGTACCGCTCATGGTTGCCGTTGGCGGCAGTAATCTTGAGCAGCAAACACAATGGGTGCGCTTTTGTAATACACAACCCATTCATGCGCTCTTACTGGGCTCACCAATCTACGCAAAGCCCGGCAAAGTTGGTCTGGCACATTGGTTTAGTACACTACTCGATGAGAGCCACAACCCTTGTATGCTCTACAATGTACCTGGTCGCAGTGCTGTTGCTATCGCCCCTGAACTACTCGGCGAACTAGCTTGCCACCCTAATCTGTGGGCACTAAAAGAAGCCAGTGGTGATATTGCCACCTTTGAAGCATTTCGTCAGGCAGCACCTGATGTCGCCATCTATAGCGGCGACGATGGCTTAATGCCCTACTTTGCACAAGCAGGTGCAACGGGTCTGGTGTCTGTTGCAGCAAACGCATGGCCACAGCAAACCGCAGAATTTGTAAGGCGCTCGTTAAGCGGCACCTCTCCTAATTTATTTACCACTTGGTCAGAAGCTGCAAATAGCTTATTTGCAGTGGCAAATCCCATACCAGTCAAAGTGTTAATGCACTTGCAAGGGAAGCTCACAAGTCCAAACTTGCGCCCGCCACTGACACATTTGGAACTCACCCATACCGATGCGATCACTCGCGCGAACGAAACTATTTTATCTTGGAATTAA
- a CDS encoding response regulator, producing MKNKNMSLISKVKNRYIGALLAMAILLSMAMGIMQYLLYQQSLDAHVINIAGMQRMLSQRIALYSAQDNQRDSEALRQAIDKFESNHEFLTKTESSGEAIYLNEALTALYYQGPVQLDLQSTTFVTLSRSRLQQSTPQLMEQIFTASQHILPNLNDAVSLFEQHARSKTEMVRKIELLIWLLGLLLLFIEAKLVFRPMAREIAEALDKLEAARKLADDALHSKSRFLARVSHELRTPLQAIQGYLDEYLRSKDTQQLQHVKSAANQLDVLLYSVQDFNNLSEQEVVIERHQVALREVIKSACIAFQLTAHKKSLAFNLALSNELDVTCYCDCKRVGWLISELVNNAIKFTERGSIQVFADLVIDEDTPYLEFVVEDTGPGFDYQQLREAVHSEHFQGTQLGLKRCQLLTSALGGRLDFSAREPIGTRAILRVPIEIDNQQVPAHTMEQVSARILLVEDNLLNARVIEKMLQPIAKLVTHVEHGEGALEVYEVGKFDIVLMDLNMPVMDGFEATERLRKLDPAVPILVVTANTNAEDLDKVYALGATAHLYKPLQPDVLHSKVALLLNKCGDLVSS from the coding sequence ATGAAAAACAAAAATATGTCGTTAATAAGTAAAGTTAAAAATCGCTATATCGGGGCGTTACTAGCTATGGCTATATTGCTGTCGATGGCGATGGGGATTATGCAGTACTTGCTGTATCAGCAGAGCCTAGATGCACACGTAATTAATATTGCGGGTATGCAGCGGATGTTGTCCCAACGTATCGCGCTATATAGTGCGCAAGACAATCAACGAGATAGTGAAGCGCTACGTCAAGCCATTGATAAGTTTGAAAGTAATCATGAGTTTTTAACTAAAACAGAAAGTAGTGGAGAGGCTATTTATCTGAATGAGGCGCTTACAGCGCTTTACTACCAAGGGCCGGTGCAGTTGGATTTGCAAAGTACTACTTTTGTCACTTTATCAAGGTCTCGGTTACAGCAATCCACTCCTCAATTAATGGAGCAAATCTTTACTGCGTCTCAGCATATACTCCCAAACCTGAATGATGCCGTTTCACTATTCGAGCAGCATGCGCGAAGTAAAACAGAGATGGTGAGGAAAATAGAATTGTTAATCTGGCTACTTGGACTGTTGCTACTGTTTATAGAAGCGAAACTTGTATTTCGCCCAATGGCGCGAGAAATTGCTGAAGCACTCGATAAATTAGAGGCGGCAAGAAAGCTTGCTGACGATGCATTACACTCAAAATCACGATTTTTAGCACGCGTTAGTCACGAGCTAAGAACACCATTGCAGGCCATTCAGGGGTATTTAGATGAATATCTGAGGAGCAAAGACACGCAGCAATTACAGCATGTGAAAAGCGCAGCAAATCAATTGGATGTATTACTCTATTCGGTTCAAGACTTTAATAACCTTTCCGAGCAAGAAGTGGTTATTGAGCGTCATCAAGTCGCATTGCGAGAAGTAATAAAGTCAGCTTGTATCGCCTTTCAACTAACCGCACACAAGAAATCTCTCGCTTTTAATTTGGCATTGAGTAATGAGTTAGATGTGACTTGTTATTGTGATTGTAAGCGTGTTGGTTGGTTGATCAGTGAATTGGTTAATAATGCAATTAAATTTACTGAGCGTGGCAGCATTCAAGTATTTGCGGATTTGGTTATAGATGAAGATACACCATATTTAGAATTTGTCGTTGAAGATACTGGGCCTGGGTTCGACTATCAGCAGTTACGAGAAGCTGTGCATAGCGAGCATTTTCAAGGCACGCAGTTAGGGCTGAAGCGTTGCCAATTACTCACCTCAGCGCTTGGAGGACGATTAGATTTTAGTGCAAGGGAGCCAATCGGTACAAGAGCAATCCTGAGAGTCCCTATTGAAATTGACAATCAACAGGTACCGGCTCATACAATGGAGCAGGTGTCGGCTCGCATTTTACTGGTGGAAGATAATTTACTAAATGCACGCGTGATTGAAAAAATGCTTCAGCCCATAGCAAAATTGGTAACGCATGTCGAACATGGTGAAGGTGCCCTTGAAGTATATGAGGTGGGTAAGTTTGATATCGTGCTAATGGATTTGAATATGCCTGTGATGGATGGCTTTGAAGCCACTGAGCGTTTGAGAAAGCTAGATCCAGCTGTGCCTATTTTGGTCGTGACCGCAAATACCAATGCGGAGGATCTGGATAAGGTCTACGCACTTGGCGCAACGGCTCATTTGTATAAGCCGTTGCAACCGGATGTGCTGCATAGCAAAGTGGCGCTATTACTGAATAAGTGTGGAGACTTAGTCTCGTCTTAA
- a CDS encoding TraB/GumN family protein, translated as MVKVFSPLLFIYLYLSLFSNLANAEVGLWKVEKDNKTSYLFGTVHVGDEQMHGLPAKVKSAIASSDRVMVEVNLEALSPFAIQQRSMPFMLLKNNQTLKDQLSAEVYQKLQDYFSKKQIDIALFERYAPWAVMITMLQLEYQKLGFTDTNGIDKQVIAYANEKKIPIGEFETLEYQLEMFSQLSIHSDAMLKETFAQMSDLNTYFLDLVSAWRSGDLEKLSHYYQVSFSDDKYGKLAEQLMIIERNNNWVKMLKKQLPNESTFIAVGALHLVEKYGLVEQLKNNGYSVTRL; from the coding sequence ATGGTTAAAGTATTTTCACCATTGTTATTTATTTATCTTTACTTAAGCCTTTTCAGTAATCTCGCCAACGCAGAAGTTGGCCTGTGGAAAGTAGAAAAGGACAACAAAACGTCGTACTTATTTGGTACCGTCCACGTCGGTGACGAACAAATGCATGGTTTACCAGCCAAGGTAAAAAGCGCCATTGCGAGTAGTGATAGAGTCATGGTTGAAGTGAACTTAGAGGCGCTTTCTCCATTTGCGATCCAACAGCGCTCCATGCCATTTATGCTGTTAAAAAACAACCAAACACTAAAAGATCAGCTCTCTGCAGAAGTCTATCAGAAGCTACAAGACTACTTTTCCAAAAAGCAGATAGATATCGCCTTATTTGAACGCTATGCGCCATGGGCCGTGATGATAACTATGCTACAACTGGAATATCAAAAGCTTGGATTTACCGATACCAATGGCATCGATAAACAAGTAATTGCCTACGCAAACGAAAAGAAGATCCCAATTGGTGAATTTGAAACCTTAGAATATCAGCTTGAAATGTTCAGTCAGCTGAGTATTCATAGTGACGCTATGCTCAAGGAAACATTTGCACAGATGTCTGATTTGAACACCTACTTCTTGGATTTAGTTTCCGCATGGCGAAGCGGCGATTTAGAGAAGTTATCACATTACTATCAGGTAAGTTTTTCGGATGATAAATATGGCAAATTAGCCGAGCAATTGATGATCATTGAACGCAATAATAACTGGGTGAAAATGCTTAAAAAGCAGCTCCCCAATGAATCAACGTTTATTGCCGTTGGTGCATTACATCTTGTTGAAAAATATGGTCTTGTTGAGCAGCTTAAAAACAATGGTTATTCAGTCACCCGACTATAA
- the ilvG gene encoding acetolactate synthase 2 catalytic subunit: MSNSTTGAQLVIKVLEEQGVKHVFGYPGGAIMPIYDALYGAPVKHYLTRHEQGAGFAAVGYARSTGKLGVCFATSGPGATNLITALADAMMDSVPLLAITGQVPTAAIGSDAFQEVDVLGMSLSCTKHSYMVERAEDLAEILQEAMYLAQSGRPGPVLVDIPKDIQLAKVPFHPFAAPQDEQPKVSQTEVAKANQLLCDAKRPVAYIGGGVQSADAQSQLMQFLEKTHMPAVSTLKALGSVTPDYDYDLGMLGMHGTQAANLAVQQCDLLVCIGARFDDRVTGNLAKFAAGAKVIHLDIDPAEVGKRKPAAASLIADLKQSLPQLECVVTNSEWLETIEALQRQHAWRYDYPGEKVFAPYLLNQLSQKLPNTAVVCCDVGQHQMWVAQHMKFSHPSNHLSSGGAGTMGFGLPAAIGAQIARPDNTVITVSGDGSIMMNIQELATIRRNNLPVKILILDNQRLGMVRQWQQLFFDGRYSETDLSDNPDFVSLAAVFGIPGQTITHANQVDDAVDAIVNAQGPYILHACIDDKENVWPLVPPGAANDEMMTESLS; the protein is encoded by the coding sequence ATGAGCAATTCAACAACCGGCGCACAACTTGTTATCAAGGTGCTAGAAGAGCAAGGCGTTAAACACGTATTTGGTTACCCAGGTGGTGCCATCATGCCCATTTATGACGCTTTGTATGGCGCGCCAGTTAAGCATTATTTGACTCGTCATGAGCAAGGTGCTGGTTTTGCTGCTGTTGGGTATGCTCGCAGTACTGGCAAGCTTGGGGTTTGTTTTGCCACTTCTGGACCCGGCGCGACGAACCTTATCACCGCACTTGCTGATGCCATGATGGATTCAGTTCCGCTATTGGCTATCACTGGGCAAGTGCCGACCGCTGCTATCGGTTCGGATGCCTTTCAAGAGGTGGATGTACTGGGCATGTCTTTGTCATGTACTAAGCACAGCTACATGGTTGAGCGAGCGGAAGACTTGGCTGAGATATTACAAGAAGCCATGTACTTAGCGCAGTCTGGCCGACCCGGTCCGGTGTTGGTCGATATTCCCAAAGATATCCAGTTAGCTAAAGTACCTTTTCATCCTTTTGCTGCGCCACAAGACGAACAGCCGAAGGTTTCACAAACTGAAGTAGCAAAAGCCAATCAATTATTATGTGACGCTAAACGACCTGTTGCCTACATTGGCGGTGGCGTGCAAAGCGCTGATGCGCAGTCACAGCTGATGCAATTTTTAGAAAAGACCCATATGCCGGCCGTATCGACGCTAAAAGCTTTGGGCAGCGTAACGCCGGATTATGATTATGACTTAGGAATGCTCGGTATGCACGGTACTCAGGCGGCGAATCTGGCGGTTCAGCAATGCGACTTATTGGTATGTATCGGGGCACGGTTTGACGACCGTGTAACGGGGAATTTGGCAAAGTTTGCTGCAGGGGCAAAGGTGATCCATTTAGATATTGACCCTGCAGAAGTGGGTAAACGCAAACCCGCAGCGGCTTCGCTTATTGCAGACTTAAAACAGTCATTGCCACAACTTGAGTGTGTGGTTACGAATAGCGAATGGCTAGAGACCATCGAAGCACTGCAACGTCAACATGCATGGCGTTATGACTATCCTGGCGAAAAAGTATTTGCACCGTATTTGTTAAATCAACTTAGCCAGAAGCTACCCAATACAGCGGTAGTGTGCTGCGATGTAGGCCAACATCAAATGTGGGTGGCCCAGCACATGAAATTCAGTCATCCAAGCAATCACTTAAGTAGTGGCGGTGCAGGCACGATGGGATTTGGCTTACCTGCTGCAATTGGGGCACAGATAGCACGTCCAGACAACACGGTGATCACGGTATCAGGCGATGGCTCCATCATGATGAATATTCAAGAGTTAGCAACCATCCGCCGTAATAACCTGCCAGTTAAAATATTGATATTAGACAATCAAAGGCTGGGTATGGTGAGACAGTGGCAGCAACTCTTTTTTGACGGTCGTTACAGTGAAACCGACCTGTCAGACAATCCAGATTTTGTCTCATTGGCTGCCGTGTTCGGTATTCCTGGACAGACAATTACTCATGCAAACCAAGTAGATGATGCCGTTGACGCCATAGTGAATGCGCAAGGGCCCTATATTTTACATGCTTGTATCGACGATAAAGAAAACGTATGGCCGCTTGTTCCACCTGGTGCTGCCAATGATGAAATGATGACGGAGAGCCTTTCATGA
- the ilvM gene encoding acetolactate synthase 2 small subunit encodes MKHHLTVAVKQQSIAVERFLRVARHRGFRLTNLELQGQDDLFHVKMTVDSDKPIYLLTSQLSKLVEVQAVDLHTLQKQAI; translated from the coding sequence ATGAAACACCATTTAACCGTTGCAGTAAAACAACAGAGTATCGCAGTGGAGCGCTTTTTACGCGTAGCCAGACATCGCGGATTTCGCTTAACGAATTTGGAATTACAAGGTCAAGATGACTTATTCCACGTCAAAATGACGGTAGATAGTGACAAACCTATCTATTTATTAACCTCACAACTGAGTAAGCTAGTAGAAGTGCAAGCGGTTGACTTGCATACACTACAGAAACAGGCAATTTAG
- a CDS encoding branched-chain amino acid transaminase produces the protein MTQTSEVIWHNGEMVPYFQATTHVLSHALHYGSSVFEGIRAYDTPNGPAVFRLTDHIQRLFDSAKIYRMEIPFTQEEVIAACKETIRANDFTNAYLRPFAFLGHVGLGLNPKSHRADMTVAAMEWGAYLGEEGLAQGVDVCVSSWSRLAPNTMPTAAKAGGNYLSSQLISGEAKRNGYVEGIALDVNGYLSEGAGENLFVVKKGVLYTPPTTACILPGLTRDTIIHLAKKRGYEVREEPIAREALYLADEFFMVGTAAEVVPVRSVDKITVGNGGRGPITEELQQAYFALVKGQADDENGWLEYVNE, from the coding sequence ATGACACAAACATCAGAAGTAATTTGGCATAACGGTGAAATGGTTCCTTATTTTCAAGCGACCACCCATGTGCTTAGTCATGCTTTACATTATGGCAGCTCAGTTTTTGAAGGGATCCGTGCTTACGATACGCCAAATGGTCCAGCTGTTTTCCGCTTAACCGATCATATTCAGCGCCTCTTTGATTCCGCGAAGATCTACCGTATGGAAATTCCTTTTACCCAAGAGGAAGTAATTGCGGCATGTAAAGAGACAATCCGTGCAAATGACTTTACCAATGCTTACCTTCGTCCATTTGCATTTTTAGGTCATGTCGGCCTTGGTTTAAATCCGAAATCGCACCGTGCAGATATGACAGTCGCTGCGATGGAATGGGGTGCGTACCTTGGTGAAGAAGGCTTAGCGCAAGGTGTTGATGTGTGTGTTTCTTCTTGGAGCCGCCTTGCACCAAACACCATGCCTACAGCGGCTAAAGCGGGTGGTAACTATTTATCTTCACAGCTTATTTCAGGTGAGGCGAAGCGTAATGGTTATGTTGAAGGGATCGCGCTTGATGTTAATGGTTATCTGAGCGAAGGTGCTGGTGAGAACTTATTTGTTGTGAAAAAAGGCGTGCTTTACACCCCGCCTACCACAGCTTGTATTCTACCAGGTCTTACGCGTGACACTATCATCCATTTGGCGAAAAAACGCGGTTATGAAGTACGTGAAGAGCCGATCGCTCGCGAAGCGCTTTATCTTGCTGATGAGTTCTTTATGGTTGGTACCGCAGCGGAAGTAGTACCTGTTCGCAGCGTAGATAAAATTACGGTTGGTAATGGTGGTAGAGGTCCAATTACGGAAGAGTTACAGCAGGCCTATTTCGCTTTGGTTAAAGGTCAAGCTGATGACGAAAATGGCTGGTTAGAGTACGTAAACGAATAA